Sequence from the Paeniglutamicibacter cryotolerans genome:
CACGGCGCCGCAGTGGTTCTGGACGGACATCTCCCGGTGGGTATCGTCGCCGAAAAGGACTGCCTCGAGGTGGACCGATTCACCCGTATTTCGCAGGTCATGACCACGGATATCGTCACCGTGGCACCGGATGCCGATCTGCGCTCCGTCTTCGACACGTTGACCGGCCGCCATCTGGGCATGGTCCCGGTGATCGACGGCGAACGCCTGTCCGGAGTACTCACCCGCAAGGGCGTGCTGCGCTCCACCATGTACTCCCCCGCGGTGGACCCCGAGGGCCGGTTGCTGGTCGGTGGAGCCGTCGGGATCAACGGCGACGTGCGGGCCAAGGCCACCTCGCTGCTCGAATCCGGGGTCGACGTGTTGGTGGTCGATACGGCGCACGGTCACCAGGAAAAGATGATCGAGGCACTGCCGGCCATCACCGCCGCACGGGACGACTTTGCCCAGCGCACCGGGCGCCGGATCCAGATCGCCGCCGGAAACGTCGTCTCGGCCGCGGGCGTCGCCGATCTGGTCGCCTCCGGGGCCGACATCCTGAAGGTCGGGGTGGGCCCGGGGGCGATGTGCACCACCCGGATGATGACAGGAGTGGGCCGCCCCCAGTTCTCCGCCGTGCTCGAATGCTCGAGCGCGGCCATCGAGTTGGGCGCCGAAGTGTGGGCCGACGGCGGCGTAAAGTACCCGCGCGACGTCGCACTGGCCCTGGCCGCGGGAGCCGGTTCGGTGATGATCGGATCCTGGTTCGCCGGAACCTACGAATCCGCCGGGGACCTTTCCCACGACGCGAACGGCCGCCTCTACAAGGAAAGCTTCGGCATGGCCTCGGCGCGCGCGGTGCAGCAGCGCACCCGCCACCAGTCGGCCTTCGACCGGGCCCGCGCCGGGCTCTTCGAAGAGGGCATCTCACAGTCCCGGATGTACCTGGATCCGGCCCGACCGGGCGTCGAGGACCTGATCGACTCGATCGTTTCCGGGGTGCGCTCGGCCTTCACCTACGCCGGGGCCGACTCGATCGGGGAGTTCCGGCGCCGGGCCATCGTCGGGGTGCAGTCAAGCGCCGGCTACGAAGAAGGAAGGCCGCGCGACACCTCCTGGTGACGTACCCCCTTCCCGGTTTCCACCGCTCACCCGCCGCCGCTGCCTGCCTTTCCGGCCATGGCGTCCGCGTCCTTCGCCCGGCTTGGACACTCGGCATCCGGGCCGTATCCGCACCACTAGAAGCACCATCGGCCCGGCCCGTGGCACGCGTCAAGGTGACAGCTCACTGTCGGTTGGATTCTCGCATCCCCTGCTTCAAAGGAAGCCACCTCGACGCCACCCTGACAACGGTGTGCCCGCACCCCGTGGCATGGACCCCGCACCGGGCCCCCTGCCGGTACAGTCGAGCCTTTACCAATCTCATTTTTCAAAGGAGTTTCATTGTTCGGGGGAAACAACACGGCAGGGGTCGCCAGGCTCCGGCTTGCCACGGTCGTCGCCACCATGTTCAGCGTCGGACTCGTCGCCACGGGCTGTACGACAGCACCGGTACCGACGGCCGACAAGGCCGAGCCACACGCCACCGTGGTTCGCGTGATCGACGGAGACACCATCGTCGCCGACGTTTCGGGAACCGAGGAAACCATTCGATTGCTGAACCTCGACACCCCGGAAACCAAGGATCCGAGCGTGCCAGTCGAATGCCTTGGCCCGGAAGCCACGGAATTCATGGAATCCCTGCTGAATCCGGGCGACGAGATCGACCTGGAATACGACGTGCAGCGCCTTGATGCGTACGGCCGCACACTGGCGGGCGTCTACAAGGACGGCTCCCTGGTCAATGCGGACATCGCAGCGGCGGGTCTCGGCGTGGCGGTGACCTACCCACCGAACGAACGCTTCTACGCCGAGGTGAAGGCCGCAGAAGCCATGGCACAGAAGGCCGCAGAAGGGCTCTTCAGTCCGGACGTCGCCTGCACCGTTCCCGCCATGGCGACGGCGGTCATCGACGATCTGGAAAACCTCGAACCGGCCGACCCCGGGTCTTCGGCGTCGGCGGGCAAGGCCTTGGCCGTCGTCTCGGCCGCCGTGGTTGCCGGAAAGGCGAAGAGAGCGGGCCTGAAGGCCTTGAATACCGCCGATGACGGGGTCCGCGGTGCCGTCTGGGCTACCAGCAAGGGCAGGTACCTGCCAGGGGTCGATTCCGCTCTCGAAGGCGCGCGGACATTGGAAACCCAGCTGACCAAGGACCTTTCGGTTCTGGCCAAGAAGGAAAAGGCCGAACGCCTGGCAAAGGCCGAGGCAAAGAAGAAGGCAGAGGCCAGGCAAAAGGCAATCGTGGCCGAGCAGCAAGCAGCGGCCCGGCGCAAGGCAGCAGCCACGAAGCGTTACGTGGCCCCGAAAAAGAGCTACCGGGCACCGGCACAACCCCGAAAGCGAAGCACCGGTGGCGGATCATACTCCGGCTACAACGGTCCGCGCTGCTACGCGCCGGGCGGAAAGAGCTGGAGGCCCTGCTGACCACCAGGCCAGTCCTCCCCGGACACGGGATGCCCACCTGCTCCGCACCGAGCTGACGGCAGCCCCGGCGGAAAACCCCGCGAGCCTTGACCTAGGGCTGACATGGGGTTGAACTGATCCCATGGCAACAGCTGGCACGGCAATCGAAATAAACGCGCTGCGGGTGCGGCGGGGGAAGACCGAGGTCCTCTCCGGGCTGGTGCTGAGCGTTCCCGCCGGCGCCGTCGTGGGCCTGCTGGGTCCCAGCGGATGCGGCAAGACCACACTGATGCGCTCCATCGTGGGCACCCAGAAAACAGCCGGCGGGGACGTGCTGGTGCTGGGTGAACCGGCAGGCTCCCCCGGCCTGCGCCGCCGGGTCGGTTACATGACCCAACAGGCAAGCATCTACGAAGACCTCTCCGTGAGGCAGAATCTGAAGTACTTTGCCCGAGTCCTCTCGACCGGAGCCGAGGACGTAGCCCGGGTGCTCGAGCTGACCGATCTGAGCGCCAAGACCGACCAGCTTGCAGCTTCCCTCTCCGGAGGCGAACGCAGCCGGCTGTCCCTGGCGGCGGCGTTGCTGGGGCGTCCCGAGCTGCTGGTGCTCGACGAGCCGACCGTTGGGCTTGACCCGGTGTTGCGGGCCGACCTCTGGGCCCTTTTTCGTCTGCTCGCAGACGCCGGAACCACGCTGCTGGTATCGAGCCACGTCATGGACGAGGCGACCCGTTGTGACAGGCTGCTGCTCATGCGCGAGGGCACGATCATCGCCGACGATTCGCCCGACGGACTGCTTGAATCCACCGGAACAAGCACCGCCGAGGCAGCATTTCTCGCCATCATCGCTCAGGACGGGAGCCGCAAACCGCCACCGAAGGAGCAGGTCGCCGCACCTCCGCCTCCGGCGCCCCGGCACCGCCTCAGCGAAGGCGACACGCCATGAACGCCTCCGGGACGCTAGCCACCGCTGGTCGGGTGTTGAACCAGATCCGGCACGATCCGCGCACTATCGGGCTGCTGCTGCTGGTGCCCAGCCTGCTCATTGGCCTGGTTGCCTGGATCTTCACCGACACCCAGGTCTTCTCGACCATCGGGCCGGCGATGATTGCACTTTTCCCCTTCATCATCATGTTCCTGGTCACCAGCATCGCCACCCTGCGTGAACGGCGCAGCGGCACCTTGGAACGGTTGCTGAGCATGCCGCTGGGCAAGGGCTCGTTCATTCTGGGTTATGCGTTGGCGTTCGGCCTGCTGGCAGTGGTACAGACAGGCATTGCCGTCTGGTTTTCAGTGGGTTTCTGCGGGCTGGAGATCAAGGGCCAAATCTGGCTGCTCTTTGCCGTGGCAGTGGCAGATGCTCTGCTGGGAACGGCATTGGGCCTTTTGGCCAGCGCCTTTGCCCGTACCGAATTCCAGGTCGTGCAGTTCATGCCGGCCTTTATTTTCCCGCAGATCCTGCTTGGCGGGATCTTCCTGCCCCGGGACCAGATGCCCGCGGTCTTGGAGACAATCGGCGACTGGCTTCCGCTCTCCCACGCCATCGACGCGTTGACGGCGACGGCCGATAACTCGCAGGACGCCGGCTACATCGGCGTCCGGCTCCTGTTCATCGGCGCATGGATCATTGGATCGCTAGTCCTCGGTTCGGTGACCCTGCGCCGGCGTACCGCTTAAGCCGGGGTCGCCATTGCTCGCTGGCTACAGCCAGGGTGCGGTGCCCTGCGAATGCTCGAATACCAACGAGGTCTGGGTACTGGCCACCGCGG
This genomic interval carries:
- a CDS encoding GuaB1 family IMP dehydrogenase-related protein; amino-acid sequence: MIFLNDVKPAYDLTYNDVFMVPSRSAVASRTGVDLSTPDGTGTSIPLVVSNMTAVAGRRMAETVARRGGIAILPQDIGQEAAADMIAQVKRAHPVFETPITVQVDDAVATALSLLGKRAHGAAVVLDGHLPVGIVAEKDCLEVDRFTRISQVMTTDIVTVAPDADLRSVFDTLTGRHLGMVPVIDGERLSGVLTRKGVLRSTMYSPAVDPEGRLLVGGAVGINGDVRAKATSLLESGVDVLVVDTAHGHQEKMIEALPAITAARDDFAQRTGRRIQIAAGNVVSAAGVADLVASGADILKVGVGPGAMCTTRMMTGVGRPQFSAVLECSSAAIELGAEVWADGGVKYPRDVALALAAGAGSVMIGSWFAGTYESAGDLSHDANGRLYKESFGMASARAVQQRTRHQSAFDRARAGLFEEGISQSRMYLDPARPGVEDLIDSIVSGVRSAFTYAGADSIGEFRRRAIVGVQSSAGYEEGRPRDTSW
- a CDS encoding thermonuclease family protein; protein product: MFGGNNTAGVARLRLATVVATMFSVGLVATGCTTAPVPTADKAEPHATVVRVIDGDTIVADVSGTEETIRLLNLDTPETKDPSVPVECLGPEATEFMESLLNPGDEIDLEYDVQRLDAYGRTLAGVYKDGSLVNADIAAAGLGVAVTYPPNERFYAEVKAAEAMAQKAAEGLFSPDVACTVPAMATAVIDDLENLEPADPGSSASAGKALAVVSAAVVAGKAKRAGLKALNTADDGVRGAVWATSKGRYLPGVDSALEGARTLETQLTKDLSVLAKKEKAERLAKAEAKKKAEARQKAIVAEQQAAARRKAAATKRYVAPKKSYRAPAQPRKRSTGGGSYSGYNGPRCYAPGGKSWRPC
- a CDS encoding ABC transporter ATP-binding protein, producing the protein MATAGTAIEINALRVRRGKTEVLSGLVLSVPAGAVVGLLGPSGCGKTTLMRSIVGTQKTAGGDVLVLGEPAGSPGLRRRVGYMTQQASIYEDLSVRQNLKYFARVLSTGAEDVARVLELTDLSAKTDQLAASLSGGERSRLSLAAALLGRPELLVLDEPTVGLDPVLRADLWALFRLLADAGTTLLVSSHVMDEATRCDRLLLMREGTIIADDSPDGLLESTGTSTAEAAFLAIIAQDGSRKPPPKEQVAAPPPPAPRHRLSEGDTP
- a CDS encoding ABC transporter permease gives rise to the protein MNASGTLATAGRVLNQIRHDPRTIGLLLLVPSLLIGLVAWIFTDTQVFSTIGPAMIALFPFIIMFLVTSIATLRERRSGTLERLLSMPLGKGSFILGYALAFGLLAVVQTGIAVWFSVGFCGLEIKGQIWLLFAVAVADALLGTALGLLASAFARTEFQVVQFMPAFIFPQILLGGIFLPRDQMPAVLETIGDWLPLSHAIDALTATADNSQDAGYIGVRLLFIGAWIIGSLVLGSVTLRRRTA